Below is a genomic region from Neurospora crassa OR74A linkage group VII, whole genome shotgun sequence.
TCGAGTGGGAGCGACTGGTTCTGGACAAAAATTTGGCTGGATCTGATCAAAACCATCCAACACTTGGTTCCTGATCTGGATATCGCCCTCAATGCCATGGATGAACCCCGCATGGTGGTGCCCTGGGAAAGGATTGACGAGTTCATGACAGCGGCGCACAAGACGAGGACCGTTAAGGATGCCGCAATTGTGGTTGAGAAGTACCCAAAGTTGCCCAATCTTGATGTAAACCCTTCTGAGGATGAAGTTACGCCCAAGAAGGTTTGGGAAGACAAAACCGGTATGTCCACCAGCAGGCTCACACATCAGACACTGGATGGATCAATCTAATACTCAGATGACAGGTATCCCAAGTTATTGGGCCATCGCGCGCCGCGGCTGCCCCCCCGACAGTTTGGCCCGTACATCGACTCTCATGACCGATTTTGACCGCCGCCCGACCATTAACAACAACTTTGCCATTCCACACACCGAGAAGGGATATGTGTCGAACTACACGTTGAGCACCATAGTCTGTCACCAGCCTGATCTTCAGGGGCTCAATGGTATCTTTGTCGAGCCTCTTTCTATTTCTGCTACCGATACGCTGTTCCCCATGTTCGGCGGCTCCAAGCTGGCCGTCAATAATGAGATTCTCCTCCCTGCGCCCATGTACTGGAATGAAGAGGAGCGTTTCATGGGCGAAGAGGGTGCTGACGTACCCTGGGCTGAGAAAAAGGATGCCGTAGTCTGGCGTGGTGTCGCCACGGGAGGAAAGAACCGCGAGACCAACTGGCGCGCCTTCCAGCGCCACCGCTTCGTGGCCATGAACAACGCCACTAAGCTCGAGCGCGCAGTCTCATGGACTGAGCTCCCAGAGAACTTCGACTTGCCCCCGTCCGAATATGGCCTCAAGGCCCAACAGGATGGCAAGCTGGGCGATTGGGTCAAGGGATGGTCTAACGTTAGTTTCGTTGACCTCTTCTGCACCCCCGCGCCTGAAAAGGGCCTCGGATGCAACTACACCGACCCGCACTACACTGTCACGCCGGGCATGAAGATGGCGGCCCAGTTTTACTACAAGTACCTTCCCGACATTGACGGCAACTCCTTCTCGGGCAGATACCTTGGCTTCCTGAGGTCAACATCTCTACCCATCAAGGCCACTGTCTGGAGGGAGTGGCACGACAGTCGTTTGACTGCCTGGAAGCACTTTGTCCCCATGGATAACCGGTATAGCGACTGGTTCGGCATCATGGAGTATTTTGTTGGTTATGGTGACAAGGTCAAGGGCCATGATCAGGTTGCCGAGGCCATTGCTATGGCTGGAAAGGAGTGGGCCGACAAGGCGCTCCGAAAGGAGGACATGCAAGTTTATGTCCTTCGATTGCTGCTCGAGTACGCCCGGTTATCAGCTGATGATAGAGAAATCatgggttgggttggtgaCCTGATGGGTAGCACCGGTGCCAAGACTGCTGGTGCCGCCAATCCGAAGCAACAATAGGCGGCAGCTGAGACCGAGATTGATGCTTGAGTTGGAATTTAGCTGGTATTTCCTCTTATCAGCCTTTCTTTTGGAATATGCCTCCTACAGCCCAGATACTTGGGCCCTTTTGCGGAAGAGAGATGGAGCGCCTCTGTATACTATAATGAGTCATGTGGTCGTCATGTTGAAGTTCACTTCCCAAGCTAGTTAGATTTGTTCGTgggcaaaaaaaaatgttTTAGTAGGTTAATCAAGCAGATCAGGGTCTTCGGTCGATTATATGCTGTCACCAGTGTTCGGATACATGTCGAACCAGCAGTTCGCGCGGACGTCGAAACGATGTCTGCCCCTGACCAATTCTAAGCGGCCGTGGCATTTATATGTGGCGGGCCGAATGTGTTTTTCACATTTCCCCAAACATGTCGGTTCCGAATAGACCACCGAAAGATCGCCGAATGTCTTGAGGTCACCGAAA
It encodes:
- a CDS encoding capsule associated protein, which translates into the protein MIPRPTFLLRYILPAIAIILCLFYLSSTDNVLPSVDVAAPPRQGTITGEKPVGVPQGNGNIEELIIDHTSPPPAVKPPSNEPPVHNTPANNSPADATSSATSTTSSTPPTTSNTAPASSDKGSLKWKPADFATGDHPIDARVRAAEKEFSDRLAKQTHTLADAAAAYRERRGRHPPPGFDKWYEFAKEKDAIIVEDFWDQIYHDLEPFWALKPARIRHDAYDFEMRISVRDGQASSGSDWFWTKIWLDLIKTIQHLVPDLDIALNAMDEPRMVVPWERIDEFMTAAHKTRTVKDAAIVVEKYPKLPNLDVNPSEDEVTPKKVWEDKTGIPSYWAIARRGCPPDSLARTSTLMTDFDRRPTINNNFAIPHTEKGYVSNYTLSTIVCHQPDLQGLNGIFVEPLSISATDTLFPMFGGSKLAVNNEILLPAPMYWNEEERFMGEEGADVPWAEKKDAVVWRGVATGGKNRETNWRAFQRHRFVAMNNATKLERAVSWTELPENFDLPPSEYGLKAQQDGKLGDWVKGWSNVSFVDLFCTPAPEKGLGCNYTDPHYTVTPGMKMAAQFYYKYLPDIDGNSFSGRYLGFLRSTSLPIKATVWREWHDSRLTAWKHFVPMDNRYSDWFGIMEYFVGYGDKVKGHDQVAEAIAMAGKEWADKALRKEDMQVYVLRLLLEYARLSADDREIMGWVGDLMGSTGAKTAGAANPKQQ